One Paenisporosarcina sp. FSL H8-0542 genomic region harbors:
- a CDS encoding GNAT family N-acetyltransferase — protein sequence MMKNEENLKIEKVIECEIDNEITEKIQELLTESFEGIYPNNRIYFKQVPHFRFLAFNEDKHLLAQVGLDYRVMNLNGKLIKVLGIIDLCVSQESRAKGIASLLLLEIDKYCVGKEIDFIILFADNQTLYLKNGYKSVKNKCKWLKIDDRNQTMLGIGYEEISELMIKKIGMNEWTEGDIDFLGYLY from the coding sequence ATGATGAAAAATGAAGAAAACTTGAAGATAGAAAAGGTCATAGAGTGCGAAATTGATAACGAAATAACTGAGAAGATTCAAGAGTTATTGACTGAGAGTTTTGAGGGTATTTATCCAAACAATAGAATTTATTTTAAACAAGTGCCTCATTTTAGATTCTTAGCCTTTAACGAGGATAAACACCTACTTGCACAGGTTGGGTTAGATTACCGAGTTATGAACCTTAATGGAAAACTTATAAAAGTGCTTGGGATAATTGATTTATGTGTTTCACAGGAATCCCGTGCAAAAGGAATAGCTTCACTTTTACTATTAGAAATCGATAAGTACTGTGTAGGGAAGGAGATTGATTTTATAATTTTATTTGCCGACAATCAAACATTGTATTTAAAGAACGGCTACAAATCTGTTAAGAACAAATGTAAATGGTTGAAAATCGATGATAGAAATCAAACTATGCTGGGAATAGGCTATGAAGAAATTAGTGAATTGATGATTAAGAAAATTGGTATGAATGAATGGACTGAAGGCGATATAGATTTTCTAGGTTATCTCTATTAA
- a CDS encoding GNAT family N-acetyltransferase encodes MRIQKATLNELESLTELFDLYRLFYEQTSNLEGARKFLRERLINEESVVFIAFDENNPVGFVQLYPTFSSVSMQRSWVLNDLYVKENARKKGFAENLIKKAIHFAEETGAKGVSLETGKENITAQSLYEKIGFIKESNCFYYFSV; translated from the coding sequence ATGAGAATTCAAAAAGCAACATTAAACGAGCTTGAGTCGCTAACAGAACTATTTGATTTATACAGATTGTTCTATGAACAAACGTCTAATCTGGAAGGTGCAAGAAAGTTTTTGAGAGAAAGGTTGATTAACGAAGAGTCAGTAGTTTTTATAGCATTTGATGAGAATAATCCTGTTGGTTTTGTTCAGCTATATCCAACATTTTCATCAGTTAGTATGCAGCGGTCATGGGTGTTAAATGATTTATATGTGAAAGAAAATGCTCGTAAAAAGGGATTTGCTGAGAATTTAATAAAGAAGGCCATACATTTTGCAGAGGAAACAGGTGCAAAAGGAGTTTCGCTTGAGACAGGTAAGGAAAACATAACAGCACAAAGTCTTTACGAAAAAATTGGTTTTATAAAAGAGTCAAATTGTTTTTATTATTTTTCAGTTTAA
- a CDS encoding MFS transporter, translating into MSPKPDDSGVNNNQSDWIKSYVDSPEKQQQLYRRTLWIVVISQIFGGAGLAAGITVGALLAQDMLGTDSFAGVPVALFTLGSAGAALVVGRLSQRYGRSFGLATGFLAGGIGAIGVVIAALTNNIYLLFASLLIYGFGTATNLQARYAGTDLATSKQRGTAISIAMVSTTLGAVAGPNLVGVMGKFATSLGVPALSGPFILAAATYIVAGLVLLVYLRPDPLVVANAIADAQIKNESNLVDTTSHTLTNNNRGIVLGATVMVITQMVMVSIMTMTTVHMRHHGHGLDEVGMVIGLHVAAMYLPSLVTGVLVDKFGRMVMTIAAGATLLAAAIVAAVAPADSMLVLIIALVLLGLGWNFGLICGTALIVDSTHPTARAKTQGKVDVLVALAGATGGGFSGMFVALTSYSTLSLVGGFLSLLLIPVVIWSRKHTK; encoded by the coding sequence ATGTCGCCAAAACCTGATGATTCAGGAGTCAACAACAATCAATCTGATTGGATAAAGAGTTATGTAGATTCTCCGGAAAAACAACAACAGCTATATCGAAGGACTTTATGGATTGTAGTCATTTCGCAAATATTCGGAGGGGCAGGTCTAGCTGCAGGAATAACAGTAGGAGCACTCCTTGCACAGGATATGCTAGGAACAGATAGTTTTGCAGGAGTTCCTGTCGCATTGTTTACACTAGGTTCTGCTGGGGCTGCACTGGTGGTAGGGAGACTTTCTCAACGCTACGGGCGCAGTTTTGGACTCGCGACTGGATTCCTTGCAGGTGGTATTGGGGCAATTGGTGTGGTGATTGCAGCATTAACTAATAACATCTATCTGCTTTTTGCTTCCTTGCTGATCTACGGTTTCGGCACTGCTACAAATCTACAGGCACGTTATGCGGGTACTGACCTGGCAACTTCCAAACAGAGGGGAACTGCAATCAGCATTGCCATGGTTTCCACAACACTCGGTGCAGTTGCGGGTCCGAACTTGGTCGGTGTCATGGGCAAGTTTGCTACGTCACTTGGTGTCCCTGCACTGTCGGGTCCGTTCATTTTAGCAGCCGCAACTTATATTGTTGCAGGTCTGGTACTTTTAGTTTACCTTCGTCCTGATCCGCTCGTCGTAGCAAATGCTATTGCAGATGCGCAGATAAAGAACGAGAGTAATCTAGTTGATACGACTTCCCACACATTAACAAACAACAATCGAGGAATCGTTCTTGGAGCAACAGTCATGGTCATAACCCAAATGGTTATGGTTTCCATTATGACCATGACTACCGTACATATGAGGCATCATGGACATGGATTGGATGAAGTCGGAATGGTCATAGGCCTTCATGTTGCGGCCATGTATCTGCCTTCCTTGGTGACCGGAGTTCTCGTTGACAAGTTTGGAAGAATGGTCATGACCATCGCTGCTGGTGCCACATTACTGGCTGCAGCAATTGTAGCGGCTGTTGCACCCGCCGATTCCATGCTAGTACTTATCATTGCACTAGTTCTCCTAGGTCTTGGTTGGAACTTTGGATTGATTTGTGGCACAGCGTTAATCGTGGATTCAACTCACCCAACCGCACGCGCAAAGACTCAAGGGAAAGTGGATGTTTTGGTAGCATTAGCAGGGGCAACCGGAGGAGGCTTTTCCGGAATGTTTGTGGCTCTAACTAGTTACTCCACTCTGTCACTTGTTGGAGGCTTCCTCTCATTACTGCTCATTCCAGTTGTGATCTGGTCACGTAAACACACAAAATAA
- a CDS encoding GNAT family N-acetyltransferase, which produces MSFQITRELNNDDKNHINNELYKYNLAHFPEDLRGRYEQINLFLKDENGLVRGGLLGEVCWNWLEIHTLIVDEETRKFGYGSKLLMEVEQIALEKKCDFIKVDTLSFQALDFYKKNGYQVFGSIDNVGREFTHYYLKKDLNI; this is translated from the coding sequence ATGAGTTTTCAAATCACAAGAGAATTAAATAATGACGACAAAAATCACATTAATAATGAGCTATATAAATATAACTTGGCTCATTTTCCAGAGGATTTAAGAGGGCGGTACGAACAAATCAATTTATTTCTTAAGGATGAAAATGGTCTTGTTCGTGGTGGTTTATTAGGTGAAGTGTGCTGGAATTGGTTAGAAATCCACACTTTAATAGTTGATGAAGAAACTCGGAAATTCGGGTATGGCTCCAAGCTATTGATGGAAGTCGAGCAAATCGCATTAGAGAAAAAATGCGATTTCATCAAGGTAGATACATTAAGTTTTCAGGCGTTAGATTTCTATAAAAAAAACGGTTATCAAGTATTCGGAAGTATTGATAATGTGGGCAGAGAATTCACTCATTATTATTTAAAAAAGGATTTGAATATTTAA
- a CDS encoding VOC family protein has translation MNSPILNQIGTVFIPVSNIEQARDWYCDILGVPADGEIQFGHIYVIPMNGTGIVLDSKIFSEENIFKNPVFHLNTENIEEAFQYMKKNQVELTSDIEHNHYFNFKDPDGNHLMICKC, from the coding sequence TTGAATAGTCCTATTCTAAATCAAATCGGAACGGTCTTTATTCCAGTAAGTAACATAGAACAAGCTCGAGATTGGTATTGTGACATATTAGGTGTACCAGCAGATGGAGAAATTCAGTTCGGTCATATTTATGTAATACCTATGAATGGTACGGGGATTGTATTAGATAGCAAAATTTTCTCTGAAGAAAATATTTTTAAAAACCCTGTATTTCATCTCAATACAGAAAATATAGAAGAAGCTTTTCAATACATGAAGAAAAATCAAGTTGAGTTAACAAGTGATATCGAACATAATCACTATTTCAATTTTAAAGATCCTGATGGAAATCATTTAATGATTTGTAAGTGTTAG
- a CDS encoding cupin domain-containing protein: MEFYQFNKESGKQISKFNSDFIMSRIIQTDKTTNIGCMHLDKNGIVGYHQAVVPQLLLILSGEGTVRNDKEEYFKVQSGDAVFWEKDEWHETKSNDGLTAIVIESTELNPSLYMPLKK; this comes from the coding sequence ATGGAGTTTTATCAATTTAATAAAGAAAGTGGTAAGCAGATTTCAAAATTCAACTCAGATTTTATTATGTCTCGTATTATTCAAACTGATAAGACAACTAACATTGGTTGTATGCATTTAGACAAGAATGGTATTGTAGGCTATCACCAAGCGGTAGTTCCTCAACTCTTGTTAATCTTATCCGGAGAAGGTACTGTTCGTAACGATAAAGAAGAATACTTTAAAGTCCAATCTGGAGATGCTGTATTTTGGGAGAAAGATGAGTGGCACGAAACGAAATCAAATGATGGATTAACTGCTATTGTAATTGAAAGTACAGAATTAAATCCTTCTTTATATATGCCATTAAAGAAATAG
- a CDS encoding GNAT family N-acetyltransferase: protein MEIRNAKLSDEPTIADWLQNDTDCFYATGEDVYSADMYRSWHEAPDQFGYIFMKENHAVAYGEIWVDVEEQDLELAHLIVHPSYRNKGIGKQLVRMLQKECLAYDYPWVFLRIEPENSRAKKCYTGAGFIEDLSLRTTFNSRWVWMKAKNGEA from the coding sequence ATGGAAATAAGAAATGCTAAATTATCGGATGAACCTACAATCGCTGATTGGTTACAAAATGATACAGATTGTTTTTATGCAACAGGTGAAGACGTCTATTCTGCGGATATGTATCGTAGCTGGCATGAAGCTCCTGACCAATTTGGCTACATTTTTATGAAGGAAAACCATGCTGTAGCTTATGGAGAAATTTGGGTAGACGTTGAAGAGCAGGACTTGGAACTGGCTCACTTGATTGTCCACCCTTCCTATCGCAACAAAGGAATCGGAAAACAACTTGTGCGAATGCTTCAGAAGGAATGTCTAGCCTATGATTACCCATGGGTTTTTTTAAGAATCGAGCCTGAAAATAGCCGTGCAAAAAAATGCTACACAGGCGCAGGATTTATAGAAGATTTGAGTCTACGTACAACATTCAATTCAAGATGGGTTTGGATGAAAGCTAAAAACGGAGAAGCATAA
- a CDS encoding DUF3916 domain-containing protein produces the protein MIREKKVRGKTRKFRNFRNNIEEWSQTLPVPPDLSPSYLGCRSYSFDDIYEDFGDYSKFSKSQKREFLQMIINFVKALHDLKTEKEKEYRIICFLPIPDLYRVLVMVGYTQAGLESFYAGLNHNGEFNKEFSPSTNVQYLQNEWGLHIPDGLEVKGFEGNDESFERDSIWFIGNVN, from the coding sequence ATGATAAGAGAAAAGAAAGTGCGTGGAAAAACAAGGAAGTTCCGTAATTTTAGAAACAATATTGAGGAATGGTCACAAACGCTACCAGTCCCACCAGACTTAAGCCCTTCGTATCTTGGATGTAGATCCTATAGTTTTGATGATATATACGAAGATTTTGGGGATTACAGTAAGTTTTCTAAATCCCAAAAAAGAGAGTTCTTACAAATGATTATTAACTTTGTTAAAGCATTGCATGATTTGAAAACAGAAAAAGAAAAGGAATATAGAATCATCTGTTTTCTACCGATACCAGATTTATATCGAGTCTTGGTTATGGTCGGTTACACTCAAGCAGGATTAGAAAGTTTTTATGCAGGATTAAATCATAACGGCGAATTCAATAAAGAATTCTCACCCTCTACTAATGTCCAGTATCTTCAAAATGAATGGGGTCTGCATATACCTGATGGATTAGAAGTTAAAGGATTCGAGGGAAATGATGAATCTTTTGAAAGGGACTCCATTTGGTTTATTGGAAACGTAAACTGA
- a CDS encoding vWA domain-containing protein: MTLNNNRTEIIFLLDRSGSMSGLESDTIGGFNAFIEKQCQLDGKVSLTTVLFDDQYEILWDGINAAGAKITHDDYYVRGTTAMLDAVGKTIVDVGHRLSKTAEELKPGKVIFVITTDGMENASCEFTHDKVKKLIKQQEDQYSWEFIFIGANMDAEKEAGSMGIQAENAFNFVASEIGVESMYEMVNENVSKRRKR, translated from the coding sequence ATGACTTTGAATAACAATCGTACAGAAATTATTTTCTTGCTTGATCGAAGTGGATCTATGTCTGGACTTGAAAGTGATACTATCGGTGGTTTTAATGCGTTTATTGAAAAGCAATGCCAACTTGATGGGAAAGTATCACTCACGACAGTCCTGTTTGACGATCAATACGAAATACTATGGGACGGCATCAATGCGGCTGGAGCAAAGATAACGCATGATGATTATTATGTAAGAGGCACTACTGCCATGCTGGATGCAGTAGGAAAGACAATTGTGGATGTCGGTCATCGACTTTCGAAAACAGCAGAAGAACTAAAACCAGGCAAAGTCATATTTGTCATTACGACTGACGGAATGGAAAATGCTAGTTGTGAATTTACGCATGATAAAGTGAAAAAACTCATTAAACAACAGGAAGATCAATATTCATGGGAGTTCATTTTCATCGGTGCAAACATGGATGCGGAAAAGGAAGCCGGTAGTATGGGTATCCAAGCAGAGAACGCATTTAACTTTGTAGCTTCTGAAATAGGTGTTGAATCCATGTATGAAATGGTCAATGAAAATGTGTCGAAGAGAAGAAAGCGATAA